The Streptomyces sp. NBC_01439 genome contains the following window.
AGGTCCGCCACTTTGATGCGCTTCATGAGGCCCTCCTGCTCCGCCGCGTCACGCGAGGCCGGTCCCCGGTGTTGGACGTGCCCCCACCATCCACCGACCCCCGCCCGGTGATCGAGGGCCGAACGGTCCCGTCCCGGACCGAAAGGGACCCGGAAGACACGGGGGACGATGGGGCCCTTCGGCCCCCCCTCGGCTGTCCCGGGCGGCCCTCTGCCCGGAGCGCCGACGGTGGCAGCGTGAGGGGTGTCCTTCATCGGATCCTCGGTTGGGAGGAATCGTGGAAAGTACCTTCCGCGCTCCGGACACCAGCTCGGTCATCGTCGGCGTGGACGGCTCGGAGTCGGCGCGCAGCGCCGCCCTGTGGGCTGCCGAGGAGGCGGTGCGCCGTGACCGTCCCCTCCACGTCGTGTACGGGGCCGACACCGACGGCAGGGGCCTGTACCTGTCGGCGGAAACCGTGGAGATGGTCCGCTTCCGCGGTCGGGAGTTGCTGGACGACACGGCGAAGGCCGTGGCGGCCGAGTACCCCGACCTGAACGTGACCACCGAGTTCAGCCGGGCTGACGCCGTCACCGCCCTGCACCGGGCCGCCGGCCGCCACGGCACGGTCGTGGTGGGCCACCGGGGCCTGGGCGGATTCAACTCCCTCCTGCTCGGATCGGTGGGGCTGGGCACCGCGGCCGTCGCCATGACCCCCGTCATCGTCGTACGAGGCACCCACGGGGCCGAGGAGACCGGCACGGTCCTCGCCGCCGTGCGCGACGAGCACGACGTCCAGATCGCCCGGTACGCCGCCCGGGAAGCCGAGTTGCGGGGGGCCTCCCTGCGGCTGCTGCACGTGTGGAACATCCTCCAGTCCGTCGGCGAGGTGGTCAGCATGCTCGACGGCGTCGTCGAGATCGCGAGCGGCCACGAAGAGACCCTGCGGGCCGCCACGGACGCGATCCGCGGTGAATTCCCCGACCTGGAGATCCAGACCGACGCGGAGAAGAGCATCTCCGTCGCCGGAGTCCTGGTCGAGGCCTCCCGCCACGCCGACCTGCTCGTCATGGGCGGCCGCCGGGCCCCCGGACCCCTCGGACTCGCCCCCAACCTGGGCAGGGCCACGCACAGCCTGCTGCACCACGCGCACTGCCCCGTCCTCCTCGTCCCCCGGACCGGCGCCGATTCCGGGAGCCGGGCGTGAACGGCCATCAGCCGGGAAGACACGGCATCGTCGTGGGTATCGACCCGGATCGGGAACGACACCTTCCGCTGGCCTGGGCCGCCGACGAAGCCCACCGGCGCCGGCTCCCGCTGCGCCTGGTCCTCGCGGTACCACCCCGGCACGACGCCCTCACGTCGACGACGCTCCCGGCCGGAACGACACCCCCGAGGCGAGCGTCACCGGTGGGCCCGGTGATCACCGGGCCCACCGACCGACCCGGGCCGAGGGCCGACCGCTGACCGCCGACCGTCGACCGGCCCGTTAGGGCCGCTACGAGTGGGAAGGCCCTCCGGCCCGGGGATACGGTGGAGGCGACGGCCCCCGTCGCCCTCGTTGCCGGCCGGAGGTGGGGCATGAGCGCATGCGACCAGCCCGCCCGCAGCGGTGTGCCACGCCTGCGGCTCGACGAGCTGCTGGACGAACTCAAGGTGCGGATCGACGAGGTCAGGGGAACCGCGACCGGTTGAACGGCCTGCTCGAAGCCGTCATGTCGGTGGGCCGGGAACTCGACCTTCCCCAGGTGCTCCGCGGCATCGTCGAGGCCGCCGTGCTGCTCGTGGACGCCGAGTACGGGGCCCTCGGCGTCGTCGGGGACGACAAGAAGCTGGCCGAGTTCCTGCCCGTCGGCGTCAGCGACGGCCTCCGCACCCAGATCGGGGCCCTGCCGTCCGGCCACGGCATCCTCGGTGAGCTGATCCGCCACCCCGAGCCGCTCCGGCTGTCGGAGCTGTCCGAGCACCCGGCCTCGTACGGCTTCCCGGCCCACCCCGCCGATGCACTCCTTCCTCGGAGTCCCGATCCGGGTCCGCGAGGAGGTCTTCGGCAACCTTTATCTGACCGAGAAGCGCGGCGGAGCCGAGTTCGACGCCGAGGACGAGGCGGTGTTGTCCACCCTCGCCGTCGCAGCCGGCATCGCCATCGAGAACGCCCGGCTCTTCGAAGAAGTCCGACTGCGCGAGCGCTGGCTGGAGGCCGGCTCCGACATCACCAGCGCCCTGCTCTCCGGAGCACCCGAGGACGAGGTCCTCCAGGGCATGCTGGAGCGCGTCAACAACATCACCGGCGCTGACATGGGCGTCTTCTACCTGCTCGGCGCCGCCGGCGAGCTGAGGGGCTCGCTCGCCCTCGGGGAGGCGGCCGAGGCGCACCGCGGGATCGTCTTGCCCCGCACCCGGGGCACCCTCGCCGAGGCCGCACTGGCCCGCGACGGCCTCATCACGGTTCCCGACGTGGCCACCGACGGGCGCGTGACCGTGCAACCGGAGAGGTGGGCGGGCTTCGGCCCGGCGGTCGCCGTCACCGTCGGCACCAAGGAACGGCTCAGCGGCGTCCTGATTCTGGCCCGCCGGCACGGTCGCCCCCTGTTCGCCGCCGCCGAAGTCGCCGCGCTGCCGGGGTTCGCGGGTCAGGCCGCCCTCGCGCTGGAGCTCGCCGACCGGCGCCGCGACGCCGAGCAGCTGAGCCTGCTGGAGGATCACGACCGCATCGCCCGCGACCTGCACGACCTGGCCATCCAGCGCCTCTTCGCCACCGGCATGACCCTCCAGAGCGCACAGCGCTTCGTCGACCACCCCCAGGCGTCCGAACGCCTCGCACGCGCCGTGGACGACCTGGACGCCACCATCAAGATCATCCGTTCCACCATCTTCGGACTCCGCGAGCACCGGGCCCCCGGTGAGGCGGCCGCGCTGCGCACCCGCCTGGTCCGGGCCCTGGACGAGGCCGCCGCGGCCCTGGGCTTCGCCCCGGCCCTACGGACGGAGGGACTGATCGACACCGACGTACCGTCGGCCGTCGCGGACGAGGCCCTCGCCGTGGTGGGGGAAGCCCTCACCAACGTCGCCCGCCATGCCCGGGCCACACGGGCAGAGGTCTCGATCACCGCGGCCGAGGGGAACCTGACCGTCACCGTGACCGACAACGGCGTCGGCCTGTCCGCGGGCGGCCGGCGCAGCGGACTGCGGAACCTGACCGAGCGTGCCGAAGGACTGGGTGGCCGGATGGAGGTCGCGGGACGGGACGACGGGGAGCGGGGCACCTGCCTGGAGTGGAAGGTGCCACTGGTTCCGCCGACGGGGTGACCCTACGAGGTGACCGTCGTCAGTGCTCCTCCTACTTCGCCGTCCCGGCGTTGTGCTCGTGCACTTGGGCGGCGATGACGGCGGCCTGGACCCGCCGCTCGACGCCGAGTTTGCCCAGCAGCCGTGAGATGTGGTTCTTGACCGTCTTTTCGGACAAGTAGAGCTGCTTGGCGATCTGCCGGTTGGTGAGGCCGTCGCCGATGAGTTCGAGGACGGCCCGCTCCCGTTCGGACAGGGCCGCCAGGCGGGCGTCTTCCGGTGGCTTCGCCGCTTCAGGGGCGCGCAGGGAGCGCATCAGACGGGCGGTGGTCGCGGGGTCCAGCATCGACTGGCCCGTGGCCACCGTGCGCACGGCCGAGACCAGGTCGGAGCCCTTGATCTGCTTCAGCACGTAGCCGGCGGCACCCGCCATGATCGCGTCCAGCAGGGCGTCCTCGTCGTCGAACGAGGTCAGCATCAGACAGGCCAGGCCCGGCATGCGCGAGCGGAGCTCGCGGCAGACGGTGATGCCGTCGCCGTCGGGCAGCCGCACGTCGAGTACGGCGACGTCCGGACGGAGCGCCAGCCCGCGGACCAGTGCCTGCTCGGCGGTGCCGGCTTCGCCCACGACGACGATGTCCGGCTCTGCGTCCAGGAGGTCTCGCAGCCCGCGCCGGACCACCTCGTGGTCGTCGAGGAGGAACACCTTGACCGGCGCTTCGGAGGAGGCGTTCGGATCATCGGACATGATCGCCCCTGGTTCGGTCCGTTCCATGCGTTTCCAACGGAATTGTCTCAGGAAGGTGGGCGACGCACCTGGCGGCCGGCAGCAAGGCACGCTAGCCACGCCGGGCAGAGATGACGGTGTCCGTGCCGTCCGTGCTCGCCTTGCTGTCCAGCTCCATCCGGACGTCCACGACGCCCTCGACCGCGCGCACGGCCCGGGCGAGCAGGGGGATCAGGGCCCGGTCCCGCAGTGGGCCGCGCAAGGTGACCACGCCGTCCTGCACGGCGCATGCCAAGGCCACCTCGGGCGCCAGGTCGGCGAGCACGCTCTGGCGGATCTCCTCCTCCACCTCCTCGTCGGGCCGCAGGAACACCTTCAGCAGGTCGCTGCGACTGACCACGCCCTCCAGCGCGCCGAGCGCGTCCACCACGGGCAGGCGCTTGACGTGCTTGCGGGCCATGATCCGGGCGGCTTCGGCGACGGGCGCGTCGGGGTGCACGGTGATCGCCGGACTCGACATGAGCTCCTCGGCCAGAACCGCGCCGGCCTTCGAAGCCTCCTCCAACTGCTCGGGCAGCGCGGGTTCCGTACGCCGGAACTCCTCCTTCGGCAGCAGGTCCGCCTCGGAGACCACGCCGACGACGCGGCCCTCGCCCTCCAGGACGGGGACCGCGCTGACGTTCCACTGGTGCATCAGCTCGACGATCTCCTTGTACGACGCCTCGCGGCCGATGGCGATGGCGGTGTGCGTCATGACGTCACTGACGGTGTAGCGGGATGCGGGCATGACCGGCTCCTTCGCCGTGCGGACGATCGGGCGATCGGACCATCAGAGGGAATTGCCGCTGCCGTGAGGTGCGTACAGATCGAGGAGGCGCACGCGGGCGGCCTGCAGTCGGTGGGCGAGGACCTGCCCGACCCAATGGCCGAGGGCAGAGCCGAAAGCGGTGTCGGCGTCCATCAGCATCCGCACGCGCGCCGCGTAGAGACGCGTCCCCTCGGCGAAGTTGACCTCTCTGGCCAGCTCCAGCAGACGGGAACGGCAGTCGGCGGGCAGCGCCGCGGAGAAGCGGGCGGGTGACGGGGTGCTCATGAGCGGCCTCCTGTTCGAGTCCGTCTTCAGTCTCGTCGTTCCCGCCGGTCCCGGGCATGGGCCCACCGGTCCCGGCTGCGGGCCGACCGGTCCATGCCGGGGGCCGGCGCAGCCGGAGATCCTGGCAGCGGACGGCCGGCGGCCGGCGCGCTCGCGCGCTTCACCTGCGTGCAGTCCTCCGCCCGGCACGATGGTGAGCCGCAGCCCCGCACGGAGTCCCGGAGGTGCCATGCCCCAGCACGGACGGATCGCGGCGGTCCCGCCCGCCTTCCGTGGCTACGGGAGGAACTGGCTACGGGGCGACGCCCTGGCCGGGATCACGGTCGCCGCCTACCTGGTTCCCCAGGTCATGGCGTACGCGGGGGTGGCAGGTCTGCCCCCGGTCGTCGGCCTGTGGGCCGTGCTGCCCGCCATGGCCCTCTACGCCCTGAGCGGTACCTCGCGCCTGCTGTCCGTCGGACCGGAGTCGACCACCGCCCTCATGACCGCCGTGGCCGTCGGACCGTTGGCAGCGGGCGACCCCGCGCGTTACGCGGTGCTCGCGGCAGCCCTGGCGCTCGTCGTCGGCCTGCTCGCTCTGGTCGCACGGGCCGTCCGGCTCGGCTTCCTGGCCGATCTCCTCTCCAGGCCCGTGCTCGTCGGCTACCTGGCCGGAGTCGCCTTCATCATGATCGTGGACCAGCTGCCCCGCCTCACCGGCACCAGCGGTAGCGGATCGGGATTCTTCCCCCAGCTCTCGTCGTTCCTCCGCCACATCGGCGACCTCCACGGGCCCACGACGCTGATGGCCGCGGGCTGTCTGCTCCTGCTGTTCACCCTGCCCCTGCTACGGCGGCCCCTGCCCGGACCGCTCGTCGTCCTCGTCCTGTCCACGGTGGTGGTGGCCGTCTTCGCGCTGGACGCGGACCAGGGGATCGACGTCATCGGCACGGTCCCGACCGGCCTGCCCTCCTTCGCCCTGCCCCGGCCGGCCGACCTCGCCGACCTGGTGCTGCCGGCCCTCGGCGTGCTCCTGGTCGGCTACACCGACGTCGTCCTCACCGCACGCGCCTTCGCCCGGCACGACGACCCACAGCCCTTGGACGCCAACCGGGAGCTGCTGGCCCTCGGCGCGGCGAACCTCGGCGCCGGACTCCTCCAGGGCTTCCCGGTCAGCAGCAGTGCCAGCCGCACCGCCCTCGCGGACTCTTCGGGAGCCCGCACCCAGGCGTACTCCCTCGTGGGCGCCGCCTGCGTGGCCGCCGTCCTCCTCTTCCTCGCCCCGCTGCTCAGCCACACCCCCTCCGCCGCACTCGGCGCCATCGTCGTCTATGCCGCCGTACGCCTGGTCGAAGTGAGCGAGTTCCGCAGGCTCGCGGCCTTCCGCCGCCGCGAGTTCCTGCTCGCCCTCGGCTGCGGTCTCGGCGTCCTCGCCTTCGGCATCCTGTACGGCGTGCTCCTCGCCGTGGCGCTGTCCGTCGCCGAACTCCTCACCCGGGTCGCCCGCCCCCACGACGCGGTCGAGGGGATGGTGCTCGGTCTGGCCGGCATGCACGACATCGACGACTATCCGTCCGCGCGCACCGTGCCCGGTCTCCTCATCTACCGCTACGACTCACCGCTGTTCTTCGCCAACGCCGAGGACTTCCGCCGCCGGGCGCTGGCCTCGGTCGCTGCCCAGGAAGACCCCGTCCACTGGTTCGTCCTGAACACCGAGGCCAACGTCGAGGTCGACATCACCGCCCTCGACGCCGTCGAGGCCCTGCGCTCGGAACTCGCCCGCCGGGACATCGTGTTCGCACTCGCCCGCGTCAAACAGGACCTGCGCCGCCCCCTCGACGCCTACGGCCTGACGTCCGCCGTCGGCCCGGAGCGCATCTTCCCCACGCTCCCCACCGCCGTCGCCGCCTACCAGGACTGGCGACGCGCCACGGGACACGACCCGGCCCTTTGACGGGGATCAGCCGGGGGCGGGGGCCGCGACGAGTTCGACCTCGAAGCCGTCGTCGTTCTCCAGGTAGGCGGCGTAGTGCTGGGGGCCGCCGGCGTGCGGATGGCGGTCCGGGAACATCAGGTGCCAGCCGTGCCCGGTCGACTCCTCGGCCAGGCGCTCGACCGCGGCGGGATCCTCGACGTGGAAGGCCAGGTGGTTCAGGCCCGGCCGGCAGCGGTCGTGCCGGTCCGCGGTGAGGGCCGGGGACTCCTCGACGACCAGGTAGGTCGGTCCGAGCCGCCAGCTGTGGCCGTTCTCCCAGTGCTGGAAGGGGGAGTGGCCCAGTGTCTCCAGGAGCCAGCCGAGCGAGGCGATCGCGCGGTCGAGATCCGGCACCCAGAGTTCGACGTGGTGCAGGGTGCCGCTGACCGGCCGGCTCATCCGTAGAGCTCGCGGGCGCGGGCGAGGTCCACCGGCCCGTCCTCGGGCAGGTGCAGGAAATGGTCGAGCTGCCACTCCTGGGCCCTGCCCGCCTGGCGGTTGGTGGTGGTCACCCACGGTGGGTAGACGCGGAAGGCGCGCTTCCCGCCGGAGCCGTCCGTCGACACCACGCCGTGCCGGCGCAGCGCCTCCGTCGGGAGCACGAACTGGCCGAAGTGGTCACCGTCGCGGGTGCTGATGACGAAGAGGTCCACGGGGTCCGCGGCGTCGAAGGGCTGGATGGGACCGCCCGGGGACCGCTTCCAGACGGTGACGAACTGCCCGACCTTGGTGGGCGTGGTCCGTGCCGCGCGGAACCGGACGGAGCGGCCGTCCAGGGTGAAGGTGTGGGCGGCGTAGTCCGCGCTCTCCGCTTCGGGGACCGGCTGCGAACAGGTGAATCCGCAGGGGTCGTAGACGAGCGCCTTCGCCGCGGCGAGGTCCGCGTGGGACGTGACGGTGTCCGACCACGGTACGGGGCTGGGCGGGGGAGATGGCGCGGGGTGCTTCGTCGTCATTGCCCCACCCTGTCACGCCCCGGACGGGCGCCCGTGACCGGGCCCCCGCGCCGTCCGGCGGCGCGCCCTCACGATTTTCGTTACTGGCGGTAACTCTATTCAAAAATAGGTGAGTTGACTCCGCTTCGAGTGACGGAAATCCAATTGCGTGACTCCTGATGCGTACATACATTCGGGGCGCTCGAAAAGCAGACCGTCCCCTGTGTGACTCCGTGAACTTCCGACCTGGTGAAGGGTCTTTCATGTTCAGTCGCTCGTACGCGGCACGTCTCTCCCTCGTGGTCCTACGGGCCGTGGCGCCCGTTGCCGCGAGCTCCTTCCTCCTGTTGTGGGCACTGCTGGAAGCGGCGCAGGCCGCCGGCGGCCGGGTGGGTGCCCTCGCCGCCCTGCCCGGCGCATCCGTCCAGGCGGCCGGCGTGACCCTCGGCGCCGCCCTCGGCGCACCCGTGGAATGGAGCCTCGCCGGCGGCGCCGGCGGGCAGGTCCACCTCGCCTCCTACGTCGAACGGTGGCCGTGGCTGCTCGTCGGCGCCCTGCTGCCCGTGGCCGTCCTCACCCTGCTCGGCCGCCGGGCCGCCGCCTGGGCGGACCGCCTCTCGATCTCCCGCCACGTGGCCGCCGCTTCCTCGGCGTCGGCGTTCGCCGCGCTCGCCGGCGGCCTGTGGGTGCTGCTCGCACGCTCGGCCTCCGAAGGACTCGTCCGCGTCTGGACGCCGCCGCTCGCCGCGACCGTGGTCCTGCTCGCCTGGGCCCTGCCCGTCGCCTTGACCGCGGCCCTCACCCGGCGCTCCGCCGCGCCCGCCGGCCTCCCGGCCGGGACCCGGGCCGCCCGGGTCCGTACCGCGCGCCGCCGCCGTGCCGTCGTCGCCGGGACGCTCTTCGCCTCCCTCCTGCCGCTGCCCGCCGCCGTCGCCGCCCCCGGCGACCCGTTGCCCGCGGGCCGTCCCACCGGCGACGACTGGAAGACCCGTAGCGACCGTTCGGACCGGGCCCTCGGCCGTCTGCGCGGCGAGAACCCGAAGTCCAAGGTGGTCTCCACGCGGGACACCAAGCGCGGTACCCCCACCTCGGTCGTCCTCGACGCCCCCGTCTCCGGCAGCGCCCCCCAGTGGCTCGACCGCAACGCGGGACTCCTTGGCGCGAACAGACCGTCCGCCGCCCTCCGGGCGATCCGGACCGAGCCGCAGCCCGGAGTGAGCGCGGCCACCGCATCGCGGCACCAGTGGTACCAGCAGACCGTCGACGGGGTCCCCGTGCGCGACGCCCGCGTCGGCGTGCACCTCGACCCGAGCGGCAGCCGGGTCCGGATGCTCAGCAACGGCTTCCGGCCCGACCTCACCGTGGCCTCCACCCGGCCCGGGGTGACGGCGAAGACCGCCGAGGCCCAGGCCCGCGCCGCGCTG
Protein-coding sequences here:
- a CDS encoding response regulator transcription factor gives rise to the protein MSDDPNASSEAPVKVFLLDDHEVVRRGLRDLLDAEPDIVVVGEAGTAEQALVRGLALRPDVAVLDVRLPDGDGITVCRELRSRMPGLACLMLTSFDDEDALLDAIMAGAAGYVLKQIKGSDLVSAVRTVATGQSMLDPATTARLMRSLRAPEAAKPPEDARLAALSERERAVLELIGDGLTNRQIAKQLYLSEKTVKNHISRLLGKLGVERRVQAAVIAAQVHEHNAGTAK
- a CDS encoding universal stress protein, translated to MESTFRAPDTSSVIVGVDGSESARSAALWAAEEAVRRDRPLHVVYGADTDGRGLYLSAETVEMVRFRGRELLDDTAKAVAAEYPDLNVTTEFSRADAVTALHRAAGRHGTVVVGHRGLGGFNSLLLGSVGLGTAAVAMTPVIVVRGTHGAEETGTVLAAVRDEHDVQIARYAAREAELRGASLRLLHVWNILQSVGEVVSMLDGVVEIASGHEETLRAATDAIRGEFPDLEIQTDAEKSISVAGVLVEASRHADLLVMGGRRAPGPLGLAPNLGRATHSLLHHAHCPVLLVPRTGADSGSRA
- a CDS encoding MepB family protein, which codes for MTTKHPAPSPPPSPVPWSDTVTSHADLAAAKALVYDPCGFTCSQPVPEAESADYAAHTFTLDGRSVRFRAARTTPTKVGQFVTVWKRSPGGPIQPFDAADPVDLFVISTRDGDHFGQFVLPTEALRRHGVVSTDGSGGKRAFRVYPPWVTTTNRQAGRAQEWQLDHFLHLPEDGPVDLARARELYG
- a CDS encoding SulP family inorganic anion transporter; this translates as MPQHGRIAAVPPAFRGYGRNWLRGDALAGITVAAYLVPQVMAYAGVAGLPPVVGLWAVLPAMALYALSGTSRLLSVGPESTTALMTAVAVGPLAAGDPARYAVLAAALALVVGLLALVARAVRLGFLADLLSRPVLVGYLAGVAFIMIVDQLPRLTGTSGSGSGFFPQLSSFLRHIGDLHGPTTLMAAGCLLLLFTLPLLRRPLPGPLVVLVLSTVVVAVFALDADQGIDVIGTVPTGLPSFALPRPADLADLVLPALGVLLVGYTDVVLTARAFARHDDPQPLDANRELLALGAANLGAGLLQGFPVSSSASRTALADSSGARTQAYSLVGAACVAAVLLFLAPLLSHTPSAALGAIVVYAAVRLVEVSEFRRLAAFRRREFLLALGCGLGVLAFGILYGVLLAVALSVAELLTRVARPHDAVEGMVLGLAGMHDIDDYPSARTVPGLLIYRYDSPLFFANAEDFRRRALASVAAQEDPVHWFVLNTEANVEVDITALDAVEALRSELARRDIVFALARVKQDLRRPLDAYGLTSAVGPERIFPTLPTAVAAYQDWRRATGHDPAL
- a CDS encoding VOC family protein gives rise to the protein MSRPVSGTLHHVELWVPDLDRAIASLGWLLETLGHSPFQHWENGHSWRLGPTYLVVEESPALTADRHDRCRPGLNHLAFHVEDPAAVERLAEESTGHGWHLMFPDRHPHAGGPQHYAAYLENDDGFEVELVAAPAPG
- a CDS encoding CBS domain-containing protein, with product MPASRYTVSDVMTHTAIAIGREASYKEIVELMHQWNVSAVPVLEGEGRVVGVVSEADLLPKEEFRRTEPALPEQLEEASKAGAVLAEELMSSPAITVHPDAPVAEAARIMARKHVKRLPVVDALGALEGVVSRSDLLKVFLRPDEEVEEEIRQSVLADLAPEVALACAVQDGVVTLRGPLRDRALIPLLARAVRAVEGVVDVRMELDSKASTDGTDTVISARRG